Proteins found in one Crassostrea angulata isolate pt1a10 chromosome 3, ASM2561291v2, whole genome shotgun sequence genomic segment:
- the LOC128175949 gene encoding peptidyl-glycine alpha-amidating monooxygenase-like isoform X3, with the protein MTTMTLFRSVTLTLVVWIIFVCSVVKSQTLTQKLDLLMRNASVTMNDEYLCSSYKLPANDQYIVQYEALANAGTAHHILLFGCDEPASSEDYWHCGRLCKSQEQILFAWAKNAPRLNLPKDVGFHVGGQTSIKYIVIQVHYVNPLPPGSLDTSGIRLSMTSLRQRYEAGIYLLLAYSVRIPSNSVNVFADISCQFKASGPIYPFGFRTHAHSLGTVISGYQVNNTYNLIGKGNPQWPQAFYPVENKVVIQRDDYLVGRCTYNSTGRNRTTYIGASHNDEMCNFYIMYYADRNTRLQYHSCAGNNNPRLIQKLPAYSYQQLPPNPLLEMAAHGPSGHMGDPEGHSPSPIVTAAPVTMAPTPAPTQAPTKPTTRKPETVTHLMDFESDFGGSSSGGSPTPGSEVVIGQVGGVATDKQGNVYVFHRGERVWNGLSFDQYHVFQQKNRPIKASCIVVYNSAGQVIRQFGKDMFFMPHGISVDDKLNVWVTDVGLHQVMRFPPNSDQTDLVLGQRFQPGKGDNLFCKPTDVEVLSTGEFFISDGYCNSRILKYDKAGTLIREFGSSSIATFGTAEPGSGTFNVPHSMTLAEDKGLLCVADRENGRIQCFDLDGNFQLMIHSPEFGDRIFAVSYCRLHGGLLFAVNGPSLSGTPPVQGFIIDINDGQLIETWNAKPGLRQPHDIEVDPVNLRVYVGELDPTKVWRFDMKADDGTGGRGNIIHSGTTPSSSGTTINATFVDTQETNKKSLTQEEEIMPAIIIGALLVIPIIIIIVIVIVIRIYKKGQHDCCGRHRSRPRKKFNIGNFLTPHRGFDRLSQEGSDTEFDPLNDDSDEEEEYSITRKA; encoded by the exons ATGACTACCATGACATTGTTTCGTAGTGTAACCTTGACCCTTGTGGTCTGGATTATCTTTGTGTGTTCTGTTGTAAAATCACAAACTCTGACACAAAAGTTGGATTTATTAATGAGAAATGCATCTGTAACTATG AATGATGAATACCTGTGCAGCAGTTATAAACTACCTGCTAATGATCAATATATAG TGCAATATGAAGCTTTAGCCAATGCAGGGACTGCCCACCATATTCTGTTGTTTGGTTGTGATGAACCTGCCAGTTCAGAAGACTACTG GCATTGCGGGCGACTGTGTAAATCAcaagaacaaattttatttgcatGGGCCAAGAATGCCCCTCGTCTTAATCTACCGAAAG ATGTGGGATTCCATGTTGGGGGACAGACCAGCATTAAGTACATCGTCATCCAGGTCCACTATGTCAATCCTCTCCCAC CGGGATCCTTGGACACCTCAGGAATACGACTCTCCATGACCTCTCTCAG ACAGAGGTACGAGGCGGGAATCTATCTATTGTTGGCGTACTCTGTACGAATTCCCAGCAACAGTGTCA ACGTTTTTGCAGACATATCATGCCAGTTTAAGGCCAGTGGACCAATTTATCCGTTTGGATTTAGAACACATGCCCACAGTTTAG GGACTGTCATATCTGGCTATCAGGTCAATAACACATACAATCTAATCGGCAAGGGGAATCCCCAGTGGCCACAAGCCTTCTATCCAGTGGAGAACAAAGTTGTCATCCAGAGAGACGACTACTTG GTTGGGCGATGTACATATAACTCCACAGGTAGAAACAGAACAACCTATATAGG GGCCTCCCACAATGATGAGATGTGTAACTTCTACATCATGTACTACGCTGACAGAAACACGCGGCTCCAGTACCACTCCTGCGCAGGCAACAACAACCCAAGGCTGATTCAGAAGCTGCCAGCTTACTCCTACCAACAGCTGCCTCCTAACCCTTTACTGGAGATGGCTGCCCATGGCCCCAGCGGTCACATGGGAGACCCCGAGGGTCACAGTCCTAGCCCTATAGTGACTGCTGCCCCTGTTACCATGGCACCCACACCAGCTCCTACACAGGCCCCGACTAAACCCACCACAAGGAAACCAGAAACAG TGACCCACCTAATGGACTTTGAGTCGGACTTTGGAGGGTCGTCAAGCGGGGGAAGTCCCACCCCTGGGTCCGAGGTCGTGATTGGTCAAGTTGGGGGTGTGGCTACAGACAAGCAGGGAAATGTCTATGTGTTCCACCGTGGCGAGAGGGTCTGGAACGGGCT ATCCTTTGACCAGTATCATGTGTTTCAACAGAAGAACAGACCTATCAAGGCCAGCTGTATCGTGGTGTATAACTCGGCTGGGCAGGTCATTCGACAGTTTGGCAAGGACAT GTTTTTCATGCCCCACGGGATAAGTGTGGACGACAAACTGAATGTGTGGGTGACAGATGTTGGACTGCACCAG GTCATGAGGTTCCCACCAAATAGTGACCAGACTGATTTAGTCCTGGGCCAGAGGTTCCAGCCAGGAAAGGGGGATAACTTGTTCTGTAAACCTACTGATGTAGAGGTTTTGTCAACAGGGGAATTTTTCATTAGTGATGG ATACTGCAATTCTCGCATTCTGAAATATGACAAGGCGGGAACGTTGATCAGAGAGTTTGGCTCCAGCAGTATAGCTACATTTG GTACAGCCGAGCCTGGTTCGGGGACCTTCAATGTTCCCCACAGTATGACCTTGGCTGAGGACAAGGGCCTCCTCTGTGTGGCTGACCGGGAGAACGGCAGGATTCAGTGCTTCGACCTGGATGGTAACTTCCAGCTGATGATCCACTCCCCCGAATTTGGTGACCGGATATTTGCAGTATCCTACTGCCGGCTGCATGGAGGTCTTTTATTCGCCGTCAATGGACCGTCGTTATCAGGAACGCCCCCAGTGCAGGGATTTATCATAGACATCAACGACGGTCAACTGATCGAAACTTGGAACGCTAAACCT GGACTGAGACAGCCCCATGACATTGAGGTGGATCCCGTTAATCTACGTGTGTACGTGGGGGAACTGGACCCCACCAAGGTCTGGAGGTTCGACATGAAGGCCGATGATGGAACAGGAGGGAGGGGGAACATTATACACA GTGGCACCACCCCATCTAGTTCTGGAACCACGATCAACGCCACATTTGTGGACACCCAAGAAACGAACAAGAAGTCGCTGACTCAGGAGGAGGAGATAATGCCGGCGATCATCATCGGGGCACTTCTGGTCATCCcgatcatcatcatcatcgtcattGTCATCGTCATCAGAATCTACAAAAAAG GCCAACACGATTGTTGCGGACGACATCGATCACGGCCCAGGAAGAAATTTAACATTGGTAACTTCCTCACTCCACACCGAGGATTCGACCGACTGAGTCAGGAGGGCAGCGACACAGAATTTGATCCGCTCAACGACGACTCCGACGAAGAGGAGGAGTATTCCATCACGCGAAAGGCTTGA
- the LOC128175949 gene encoding peptidyl-glycine alpha-amidating monooxygenase B-like isoform X2 → MTTMTLFRSVTLTLVVWIIFVCSVVKSQTLTQKLDLLMRNASVTMNDEYLCSSYKLPANDQYIVQYEALANAGTAHHILLFGCDEPASSEDYWHCGRLCKSQEQILFAWAKNAPRLNLPKDVGFHVGGQTSIKYIVIQVHYVNPLPPGSLDTSGIRLSMTSLRQRYEAGIYLLLAYSVRIPSNSVNVFADISCQFKASGPIYPFGFRTHAHSLGTVISGYQVNNTYNLIGKGNPQWPQAFYPVENKVVIQRDDYLVGRCTYNSTGRNRTTYIGASHNDEMCNFYIMYYADRNTRLQYHSCAGNNNPRLIQKLPAYSYQQLPPNPLLEMAAHGPSGHMGDPEGHSPSPIVTAAPVTMAPTPAPTQAPTKPTTRKPETGNSQVYLSDDMPWDFTRQEREGQGVYPRDYAPDYSEFYDEVESQRGRKKYPKQDYGRHRYNQQDYDDYYDSGLGQNQNTGRDGRYQGSSRTNNNHSGQGQVFNRNRNRVGGRRRPHKHKDNPYQPDNSLFKEAYAVSLEKGQSTVGPPVLTPGHTTPRSKPPRKPHMTHLMDFESDFGGSSSGGSPTPGSEVVIGQVGGVATDKQGNVYVFHRGERVWNGLSFDQYHVFQQKNRPIKASCIVVYNSAGQVIRQFGKDMFFMPHGISVDDKLNVWVTDVGLHQVMRFPPNSDQTDLVLGQRFQPGKGDNLFCKPTDVEVLSTGEFFISDGYCNSRILKYDKAGTLIREFGSSSIATFGTAEPGSGTFNVPHSMTLAEDKGLLCVADRENGRIQCFDLDGNFQLMIHSPEFGDRIFAVSYCRLHGGLLFAVNGPSLSGTPPVQGFIIDINDGQLIETWNAKPGLRQPHDIEVDPVNLRVYVGELDPTKVWRFDMKADDGTGGRGNIIHSGTTPSSSGTTINATFVDTQETNKKSLTQEEEIMPAIIIGALLVIPIIIIIVIVIVIRIYKKEQKSAHHSVNPAERIQANTIVADDIDHGPGRNLTLVTSSLHTEDSTD, encoded by the exons ATGACTACCATGACATTGTTTCGTAGTGTAACCTTGACCCTTGTGGTCTGGATTATCTTTGTGTGTTCTGTTGTAAAATCACAAACTCTGACACAAAAGTTGGATTTATTAATGAGAAATGCATCTGTAACTATG AATGATGAATACCTGTGCAGCAGTTATAAACTACCTGCTAATGATCAATATATAG TGCAATATGAAGCTTTAGCCAATGCAGGGACTGCCCACCATATTCTGTTGTTTGGTTGTGATGAACCTGCCAGTTCAGAAGACTACTG GCATTGCGGGCGACTGTGTAAATCAcaagaacaaattttatttgcatGGGCCAAGAATGCCCCTCGTCTTAATCTACCGAAAG ATGTGGGATTCCATGTTGGGGGACAGACCAGCATTAAGTACATCGTCATCCAGGTCCACTATGTCAATCCTCTCCCAC CGGGATCCTTGGACACCTCAGGAATACGACTCTCCATGACCTCTCTCAG ACAGAGGTACGAGGCGGGAATCTATCTATTGTTGGCGTACTCTGTACGAATTCCCAGCAACAGTGTCA ACGTTTTTGCAGACATATCATGCCAGTTTAAGGCCAGTGGACCAATTTATCCGTTTGGATTTAGAACACATGCCCACAGTTTAG GGACTGTCATATCTGGCTATCAGGTCAATAACACATACAATCTAATCGGCAAGGGGAATCCCCAGTGGCCACAAGCCTTCTATCCAGTGGAGAACAAAGTTGTCATCCAGAGAGACGACTACTTG GTTGGGCGATGTACATATAACTCCACAGGTAGAAACAGAACAACCTATATAGG GGCCTCCCACAATGATGAGATGTGTAACTTCTACATCATGTACTACGCTGACAGAAACACGCGGCTCCAGTACCACTCCTGCGCAGGCAACAACAACCCAAGGCTGATTCAGAAGCTGCCAGCTTACTCCTACCAACAGCTGCCTCCTAACCCTTTACTGGAGATGGCTGCCCATGGCCCCAGCGGTCACATGGGAGACCCCGAGGGTCACAGTCCTAGCCCTATAGTGACTGCTGCCCCTGTTACCATGGCACCCACACCAGCTCCTACACAGGCCCCGACTAAACCCACCACAAGGAAACCAGAAACAGGTAATAGTCAAGTGTATTTGTCTGATGATATGCCGTGGGATTTTACTCGACAGGAAAGGGAGGGGCAAGGGGTATACCCCAGGGATTACGCTCCGGATTATTCTGAGTTTTACGATGAGGTTGAAAGTCAAAGGGGAAGGAAAAAGTACCCAAAGCAGGACTATGGTCGCCATAGATACAACCAGCAGGACTATGATGATTACTATGACTCGGGTCTGGGTCAGAATCAAAACACAGGTCGGGATGGGCGGTATCAGGGGAGTTCAAGGACAAACAACAACCACAGTGGTCAAGGTCAAGTATTTAACAGGAATAGAAACCGGGTGGGAGGTCGGAGACGCCCACACAAACACAAGGACAATCCATACCAACCAGACAACTCCCTGTTTAAGGAGGCTTACGCAGTCAGCTTGGAGAAGGGGCAGTCTACAGTGGGCCCCCCTGTCCTGACCCCCGGTCACACCACACCAAGGAGTAAACCCCCCAGAAAACCCCACA TGACCCACCTAATGGACTTTGAGTCGGACTTTGGAGGGTCGTCAAGCGGGGGAAGTCCCACCCCTGGGTCCGAGGTCGTGATTGGTCAAGTTGGGGGTGTGGCTACAGACAAGCAGGGAAATGTCTATGTGTTCCACCGTGGCGAGAGGGTCTGGAACGGGCT ATCCTTTGACCAGTATCATGTGTTTCAACAGAAGAACAGACCTATCAAGGCCAGCTGTATCGTGGTGTATAACTCGGCTGGGCAGGTCATTCGACAGTTTGGCAAGGACAT GTTTTTCATGCCCCACGGGATAAGTGTGGACGACAAACTGAATGTGTGGGTGACAGATGTTGGACTGCACCAG GTCATGAGGTTCCCACCAAATAGTGACCAGACTGATTTAGTCCTGGGCCAGAGGTTCCAGCCAGGAAAGGGGGATAACTTGTTCTGTAAACCTACTGATGTAGAGGTTTTGTCAACAGGGGAATTTTTCATTAGTGATGG ATACTGCAATTCTCGCATTCTGAAATATGACAAGGCGGGAACGTTGATCAGAGAGTTTGGCTCCAGCAGTATAGCTACATTTG GTACAGCCGAGCCTGGTTCGGGGACCTTCAATGTTCCCCACAGTATGACCTTGGCTGAGGACAAGGGCCTCCTCTGTGTGGCTGACCGGGAGAACGGCAGGATTCAGTGCTTCGACCTGGATGGTAACTTCCAGCTGATGATCCACTCCCCCGAATTTGGTGACCGGATATTTGCAGTATCCTACTGCCGGCTGCATGGAGGTCTTTTATTCGCCGTCAATGGACCGTCGTTATCAGGAACGCCCCCAGTGCAGGGATTTATCATAGACATCAACGACGGTCAACTGATCGAAACTTGGAACGCTAAACCT GGACTGAGACAGCCCCATGACATTGAGGTGGATCCCGTTAATCTACGTGTGTACGTGGGGGAACTGGACCCCACCAAGGTCTGGAGGTTCGACATGAAGGCCGATGATGGAACAGGAGGGAGGGGGAACATTATACACA GTGGCACCACCCCATCTAGTTCTGGAACCACGATCAACGCCACATTTGTGGACACCCAAGAAACGAACAAGAAGTCGCTGACTCAGGAGGAGGAGATAATGCCGGCGATCATCATCGGGGCACTTCTGGTCATCCcgatcatcatcatcatcgtcattGTCATCGTCATCAGAATCTACAAAAAAG AACAAAAATCTGCACATCATAGCGTTAATCCTGCAGAGCGTATTCAG GCCAACACGATTGTTGCGGACGACATCGATCACGGCCCAGGAAGAAATTTAACATTGGTAACTTCCTCACTCCACACCGAGGATTCGACCGACTGA
- the LOC128175949 gene encoding peptidyl-glycine alpha-amidating monooxygenase B-like isoform X1 produces MTTMTLFRSVTLTLVVWIIFVCSVVKSQTLTQKLDLLMRNASVTMNDEYLCSSYKLPANDQYIVQYEALANAGTAHHILLFGCDEPASSEDYWHCGRLCKSQEQILFAWAKNAPRLNLPKDVGFHVGGQTSIKYIVIQVHYVNPLPPGSLDTSGIRLSMTSLRQRYEAGIYLLLAYSVRIPSNSVNVFADISCQFKASGPIYPFGFRTHAHSLGTVISGYQVNNTYNLIGKGNPQWPQAFYPVENKVVIQRDDYLVGRCTYNSTGRNRTTYIGASHNDEMCNFYIMYYADRNTRLQYHSCAGNNNPRLIQKLPAYSYQQLPPNPLLEMAAHGPSGHMGDPEGHSPSPIVTAAPVTMAPTPAPTQAPTKPTTRKPETGNSQVYLSDDMPWDFTRQEREGQGVYPRDYAPDYSEFYDEVESQRGRKKYPKQDYGRHRYNQQDYDDYYDSGLGQNQNTGRDGRYQGSSRTNNNHSGQGQVFNRNRNRVGGRRRPHKHKDNPYQPDNSLFKEAYAVSLEKGQSTVGPPVLTPGHTTPRSKPPRKPHMTHLMDFESDFGGSSSGGSPTPGSEVVIGQVGGVATDKQGNVYVFHRGERVWNGLSFDQYHVFQQKNRPIKASCIVVYNSAGQVIRQFGKDMFFMPHGISVDDKLNVWVTDVGLHQVMRFPPNSDQTDLVLGQRFQPGKGDNLFCKPTDVEVLSTGEFFISDGYCNSRILKYDKAGTLIREFGSSSIATFGTAEPGSGTFNVPHSMTLAEDKGLLCVADRENGRIQCFDLDGNFQLMIHSPEFGDRIFAVSYCRLHGGLLFAVNGPSLSGTPPVQGFIIDINDGQLIETWNAKPGLRQPHDIEVDPVNLRVYVGELDPTKVWRFDMKADDGTGGRGNIIHSGTTPSSSGTTINATFVDTQETNKKSLTQEEEIMPAIIIGALLVIPIIIIIVIVIVIRIYKKGQHDCCGRHRSRPRKKFNIGNFLTPHRGFDRLSQEGSDTEFDPLNDDSDEEEEYSITRKA; encoded by the exons ATGACTACCATGACATTGTTTCGTAGTGTAACCTTGACCCTTGTGGTCTGGATTATCTTTGTGTGTTCTGTTGTAAAATCACAAACTCTGACACAAAAGTTGGATTTATTAATGAGAAATGCATCTGTAACTATG AATGATGAATACCTGTGCAGCAGTTATAAACTACCTGCTAATGATCAATATATAG TGCAATATGAAGCTTTAGCCAATGCAGGGACTGCCCACCATATTCTGTTGTTTGGTTGTGATGAACCTGCCAGTTCAGAAGACTACTG GCATTGCGGGCGACTGTGTAAATCAcaagaacaaattttatttgcatGGGCCAAGAATGCCCCTCGTCTTAATCTACCGAAAG ATGTGGGATTCCATGTTGGGGGACAGACCAGCATTAAGTACATCGTCATCCAGGTCCACTATGTCAATCCTCTCCCAC CGGGATCCTTGGACACCTCAGGAATACGACTCTCCATGACCTCTCTCAG ACAGAGGTACGAGGCGGGAATCTATCTATTGTTGGCGTACTCTGTACGAATTCCCAGCAACAGTGTCA ACGTTTTTGCAGACATATCATGCCAGTTTAAGGCCAGTGGACCAATTTATCCGTTTGGATTTAGAACACATGCCCACAGTTTAG GGACTGTCATATCTGGCTATCAGGTCAATAACACATACAATCTAATCGGCAAGGGGAATCCCCAGTGGCCACAAGCCTTCTATCCAGTGGAGAACAAAGTTGTCATCCAGAGAGACGACTACTTG GTTGGGCGATGTACATATAACTCCACAGGTAGAAACAGAACAACCTATATAGG GGCCTCCCACAATGATGAGATGTGTAACTTCTACATCATGTACTACGCTGACAGAAACACGCGGCTCCAGTACCACTCCTGCGCAGGCAACAACAACCCAAGGCTGATTCAGAAGCTGCCAGCTTACTCCTACCAACAGCTGCCTCCTAACCCTTTACTGGAGATGGCTGCCCATGGCCCCAGCGGTCACATGGGAGACCCCGAGGGTCACAGTCCTAGCCCTATAGTGACTGCTGCCCCTGTTACCATGGCACCCACACCAGCTCCTACACAGGCCCCGACTAAACCCACCACAAGGAAACCAGAAACAGGTAATAGTCAAGTGTATTTGTCTGATGATATGCCGTGGGATTTTACTCGACAGGAAAGGGAGGGGCAAGGGGTATACCCCAGGGATTACGCTCCGGATTATTCTGAGTTTTACGATGAGGTTGAAAGTCAAAGGGGAAGGAAAAAGTACCCAAAGCAGGACTATGGTCGCCATAGATACAACCAGCAGGACTATGATGATTACTATGACTCGGGTCTGGGTCAGAATCAAAACACAGGTCGGGATGGGCGGTATCAGGGGAGTTCAAGGACAAACAACAACCACAGTGGTCAAGGTCAAGTATTTAACAGGAATAGAAACCGGGTGGGAGGTCGGAGACGCCCACACAAACACAAGGACAATCCATACCAACCAGACAACTCCCTGTTTAAGGAGGCTTACGCAGTCAGCTTGGAGAAGGGGCAGTCTACAGTGGGCCCCCCTGTCCTGACCCCCGGTCACACCACACCAAGGAGTAAACCCCCCAGAAAACCCCACA TGACCCACCTAATGGACTTTGAGTCGGACTTTGGAGGGTCGTCAAGCGGGGGAAGTCCCACCCCTGGGTCCGAGGTCGTGATTGGTCAAGTTGGGGGTGTGGCTACAGACAAGCAGGGAAATGTCTATGTGTTCCACCGTGGCGAGAGGGTCTGGAACGGGCT ATCCTTTGACCAGTATCATGTGTTTCAACAGAAGAACAGACCTATCAAGGCCAGCTGTATCGTGGTGTATAACTCGGCTGGGCAGGTCATTCGACAGTTTGGCAAGGACAT GTTTTTCATGCCCCACGGGATAAGTGTGGACGACAAACTGAATGTGTGGGTGACAGATGTTGGACTGCACCAG GTCATGAGGTTCCCACCAAATAGTGACCAGACTGATTTAGTCCTGGGCCAGAGGTTCCAGCCAGGAAAGGGGGATAACTTGTTCTGTAAACCTACTGATGTAGAGGTTTTGTCAACAGGGGAATTTTTCATTAGTGATGG ATACTGCAATTCTCGCATTCTGAAATATGACAAGGCGGGAACGTTGATCAGAGAGTTTGGCTCCAGCAGTATAGCTACATTTG GTACAGCCGAGCCTGGTTCGGGGACCTTCAATGTTCCCCACAGTATGACCTTGGCTGAGGACAAGGGCCTCCTCTGTGTGGCTGACCGGGAGAACGGCAGGATTCAGTGCTTCGACCTGGATGGTAACTTCCAGCTGATGATCCACTCCCCCGAATTTGGTGACCGGATATTTGCAGTATCCTACTGCCGGCTGCATGGAGGTCTTTTATTCGCCGTCAATGGACCGTCGTTATCAGGAACGCCCCCAGTGCAGGGATTTATCATAGACATCAACGACGGTCAACTGATCGAAACTTGGAACGCTAAACCT GGACTGAGACAGCCCCATGACATTGAGGTGGATCCCGTTAATCTACGTGTGTACGTGGGGGAACTGGACCCCACCAAGGTCTGGAGGTTCGACATGAAGGCCGATGATGGAACAGGAGGGAGGGGGAACATTATACACA GTGGCACCACCCCATCTAGTTCTGGAACCACGATCAACGCCACATTTGTGGACACCCAAGAAACGAACAAGAAGTCGCTGACTCAGGAGGAGGAGATAATGCCGGCGATCATCATCGGGGCACTTCTGGTCATCCcgatcatcatcatcatcgtcattGTCATCGTCATCAGAATCTACAAAAAAG GCCAACACGATTGTTGCGGACGACATCGATCACGGCCCAGGAAGAAATTTAACATTGGTAACTTCCTCACTCCACACCGAGGATTCGACCGACTGAGTCAGGAGGGCAGCGACACAGAATTTGATCCGCTCAACGACGACTCCGACGAAGAGGAGGAGTATTCCATCACGCGAAAGGCTTGA
- the LOC128175957 gene encoding N(4)-(Beta-N-acetylglucosaminyl)-L-asparaginase-like, producing MDFIVGTWSFCYDAIKQGEEMFRNQTNCMDTIEKTINYIEEDELYGPCIVGRGGPPNSAGYREYDAALMDGATLRFGAVTALRGIPNAVSVARAVMERSPHSMLSGEGAGLFAKGQGFISRETPTPQNTQVPGGGHDTLGVIAVGQDRNLAVGVSTSGAPGKHPGRVGDSALPGGGLYANPQGAACCSGDGDEILKFCPSFHIVHLISQGRSPQDACEEVVQNIYRQNKHMEIAVIAADIKGQYGACSTVQSWTDPLTQKQYPGFPYVIWSKDLSCPEIKVAPTIS from the exons ATGGACTTCATAGTTGGAACTTGGAGTTTTTGTTATGATGCTATCAAACAGGGGGAAGAGATGTTCAGGAATCAGACAAACTGTATGGACACGATAGAGAAGACGATTAATT ATATTGAGGAAGACGAGCTTTACGGTCCTTGCATAGTGGGGAGGGGCGGGCCCCCGAATTCCGCCGGTTACCGCGAGTATGACGCAGCACTGATGGATGGGGCTACCTTGAGATTTGGCGCAGTTACAGCTCTTAGAGG GATACCTAACGCTGTATCTGTGGCTCGGGCAGTGATGGAGCGGAGCCCCCACAGTATGCTGTCAGGGGAAGGGGCGGGGCTCTTCGCTAAAGGTCAGGGGTTCATCTCCAGGGAAACACCAACGCCTCAAAATACTCaa GTTCCGGGAGGAGGTCACGACACTTTAGGCGTGATAGCCGTGGGACAGGACAGGAATCTCGCTGTCG GTGTGTCCACTAGCGGTGCCCCCGGGAAACACCCCGGCAGGGTCGGGGATAGCGCGCTGCCGGGGGGAGGACTTTATGCAA ACCCCCAGGGTGCGGCCTGTTGCAGCGGGGACGGGGACGAGATCTTAAAGTTCTGTCCCTCCTTCCACATTGTTCACCTTATCTCCCAG GGTCGGAGCCCTCAGGATGCTTGTGAAGAAGTAGTCCAAAATATATACAGACAGAATAAGCACATGGAGATCGCTGTTATAGCGGCAGATATCAAG GGTCAATATGGAGCCTGTTCCACTGTACAGTCTTGGACCGACCCTCTGACTCAGAAGCAGTACCCAGGATTCCCTTATGTCATCTGGTCTAAGGACTTGTCCTGCCCTGAAATTAAGGTGGCTCCCACCATCTCCTGA